A window of the Bufo gargarizans isolate SCDJY-AF-19 chromosome 1, ASM1485885v1, whole genome shotgun sequence genome harbors these coding sequences:
- the LOC122936785 gene encoding mitochondrial amidoxime-reducing component 1-like, with protein sequence MSSSSSLNISGAIQSVAEIFQRHRLPLLCAAGVGVTAVASWMWWRRKCGEHVELRKVGTVSQLLIHPIKSCQAISVQEAECLELGLRHEELWDRHWLVVTEEGQMVTGRQEPRIVLISVTGCGDSLCLEAPGMEKIMVPVVQPKSNKILDCRVFSCDIQGRDCGDEVSRWLTSYFQSSGPYRLVHFEPDMMKPRKSKNAERPFREKDIVAYPDASPIMLLSETSLEELNRRLEEPVSLANFRPCIVVSGCEAFSEDGWDDVKVGTARLKRVMACGRCILTTVNPKTGVLTRQEPLDTLRTFRLSDESLSHLYKKAPLFGQYYGVDKIGKLRVGDPVYQVVRQG encoded by the coding sequence ATGTCGAGCTCCTCATctttgaacatctctggagccaTACAGTCAGTGGCTGAGATCTTCCAACGCCATCGTTTGCCTCTGCTCTGTGCAGCCGGGGTTGGAGTCACAGCAGTTGCTTCTTGGATGTGGTGGAGACGAAAATGTGGGGAACATGTGGAGCTGAGAAAAGTAGGTACAGTCTCCCAGCTTCTTATACACCCCATCAAGTCATGTCAAGCCATCTCTGTGCAAGAAGCAGAGTGTCTGGAGCTGGGGTTGAGACATGAAGAACTTTGGGATCGGCACTGGCTGGTGGTGACTGAGGAAGGTCAGATGGTGACTGGTCGGCAGGAGCCACGAATTGTGCTTATATCTGTGACTGGCTGTGGAGACTCTCTCTGCCTTGAAGCCCCAGGGATGGAGAAGATAATGGTCCCAGTAGTACAGCCCAAGAGTAACAAAATTTTGGATTGCCGAGTATTTAGCTGTGACATCCAGGGTCGGGACTGTGGAGATGAGGTGTCTCGTTGGCTGACTTCCTATTTTCAGAGTAGTGGACCCTACCGCTTGGTGCATTTTGAGCCTGATATGATGAAGCCACGGAAGTCCAAGAATGCAGAGAGACCTTTCCGGGAGAAAGATATCGTTGCCTATCCCGATGCCAGTCCCATCATGCTGCTGTCTGAAACATCACTGGAAGAACTCAACAGACGACTAGAAGAACCTGTCTCACTGGCAAATTTTCGACCTTGCATTGTTGTGTCTGGGTGTGAGGCGTTTTCAGAGGATGGTTGGGATGATGTAAAGGTGGGCACCGCAAGACTGAAGAGGGTCATGGCATGTGGTCGATGTATCTTGACCACAGTGAATCCAAAAACTGGAGTTTTGACCCGGCAAGAACCACTGGATACACTGAGAACCTTCCGACTGAGTGATGAGTCCTTGAGCCACCTCTACAAAAAAGCACCCCTCTTTGGCCAATATTATGGGGTTGACAAAATTGGAAAGTTAAGAGTTGGAGATCCAGTGTATCAAGTGGTCCGTCAGGGATAG